Part of the Ornithinimicrobium flavum genome, GCGCGAGCGGGATGACCGGCGCCCGCGAGGTGAGCGCCAGGCGACCCACCCCGGACTTGCCCTTCATCGGCCAGAGGTCCGGGTCCCGGGTCAGCGTGCCCTCCGGCGTGATCCCGATGACCTTCCCCTCCGCCAGGGCCGCCCGGGCGGCCTCGAGGGCGTCACCGGCCTGCGACGTCGCCCGGTAGACCGGCACCTGCTCCAGGTGCCGCAGCGCGTGCCCGAGACCGGGCACCTGGAAGAGGTTGGACTTGGCCAGGAAGAACGGAGGATGGCCGTGGTCGACGAGGAAGTGGGCCATGGTGAAGGGGTCGACCTCGGAGTAGTGGTTGGCCGCGACGATGAAGCCACCCTCCTCCGGCAGGTGCTCGCCGCCGGACCAGTCGCGCCGGGTCAGGCCCATGAGCATCGGGCGCAGGACCCCGATGACGGCGTGGTAGGACCAGGGCAGCGGATGACGGCTGGGGCGGCGCTTCACGTGGTCATCTTTGCATCCGGCGTGCGCGCTCGCGAGGATGCTCCGGTGAGCCCCGCGCCCCCCGATCGCCCCCTCCCGCCGGTGACGTGGCACCTCGTCGTGCCGGTCAAGGAGGCCGTGCGGGCCAAGAGCCGCCTGGAGGCCCCTCACCCGCTGTCGCGCCCGGTGCTCGCCCGGGCCGTCGCCGAGGACACCCTCGAGCAGGCATGCCGTGCCGTCCCGCCCTCGCAGGTGGTCGTGGTGACCTCGGACCCTCACGCGGGGCGCTTCGCCCGCGGGTCGGGCGCCGTCGTGGTGCCGGACCCCGGAACCGGCCTGAACGCCGCCGTGCGTGCTGGCCTGGCCTCGGCGGGCCCGGCCACCCCGACCCCCGGGGCGCGGGACGGGTGGGCGGTGCTGCTCGGGGACCTCCCCGCCCTGCGCGCCGAGGACCTGCTGGCCGCCCTGGCGAGGTGTGCCGCATACCCTGCCTGCGTCGTCCCTGACGCCGACGGCACGGGCACGGTGCTGCTCACCTCCACCGTCGGTCCGCCACGACCTCGATTCGGGTCCGGGTCGGCACGACGGCACGCACTGTCCGCGACGGTGCTCCCGCTGGACCTTCCGCACCTGCGCCGCGACGTGGACACCGCGGCCGACCTGAGGACCGCCGTGGCGCTGGGGGTCGGGCCGCGGACGGCCGCCGCCCTGGGCCTCTCCGACGCATAGGGTGGGGAGCATGCAGGCCAGCGTGCACTCCTTCGACCCGGAGACCGGGGCCGGCCAGGTGCTGCTCGACACCGGCCGGCTGCTGCCCTTCGACGGACAGGTCTTCGCGGCCAGCGAGCTGCGGCACCTGCGGTTGGGGCAGCGGGTGAGCGTGGAGGCGTCCGGCAACCCTGAGGAGGAGGGGACGGTGCTCACGCGCCTGTGGATCGTCGGGATCGGGGCGGGAGAGGTCATCCGGTAGGGCTCGCCCCTGCCGCCAGCAGAGCCTCACTCCGTCGACCCGGCTCGTCGGTCAGCCCGTTCCCGTCGACCGGGCTCGTCGTCCGACCCCGGCCCGGGTCAGCCCTTCTTTCCCTTCCTGCCGGTGCTGCCCTTGGTGCCGGTCCCCTTCCCGCGGCCGCTCCCGCCCTTCGCGCTCCCCTTGCCCTTGGTGCCCTTGGTGCCCTTGGTGCCCTTCGCGCGGTCCTTGCCCGGCGAGTCGGTCCTGTCCTTCTTCGTCCCGTGCTTCCGCGCCTTCTTCCCCCTCGCCCGCTCGTCCCGTGCCCTGGCCAGCTGCGCCTTCTTCGCCGAGATCATGCTCTGGGTGATGTCCTCACCGCCCACGAGCATGCGACCGGCTTCGTCCTTCCTCGCCGCAGGCTGCCCCGCCGGCGCTGCCTGCGCCGCGTCCGGCTCCGTCTGCGGCCCGGGAGGCGCCTTGCGCACGGTCTCCGGTGCCCCCGACGTCACCTCCCGGACCCGCCGGCCTCCCGGGCGGGGCCCGTCGGAGGGCCGGTGCGTGTCCGGGCCCGTCGCGTCCGCGGTGCTGCCGTCGCCCTCGCGTGAGGGGCGTCCACCCCGGGGCACCTCCCCCTCGGTCCCGGTGCGCCGGACCGTGGCCGGCGCGCCCGCGCGCTCGACCTCCTCGTGCGTGGCCACCCGGACCCCCGCCAGTCCCTCCTCGGGCAGGGTCGACGGGTCGGCCACGACCTGCTTGAAGTAGGTGGCCGGACGGAAGCGGGCGGACCGGGTCCCCGCGATGGGGACGGCCTCCCCCGTCCTCGGGTTGCGACCGGTGCGGGGTGCGCGTTCCACGCTCTCGAACACCCCGAAGCCGGTGATCCCGACCGTCCCCCCGGCCGCGACCTCCCTCAGGACGACGTCGACCAACGACTCGAGCGCCGCGGTGGCCTGCGCGCGGCCCCCCAGCCGGGGGGCCATGGCCTCGATGACATCAGCCTTGTTCACGACGTCCTCCTCGTGCTCCCCGACCCCTCGGGCGAGGGGTCGCGCGGTCCTCACACGCTACGCCCCGCCGCTGCTCGTCGTCCATGCGGCACAGCGCATCTCGGCACGAGCGGGCATGACGAAAGGCCTCCACCCCGCACGGGGTGGAGGCCTTTCACTCGACGTAGCCCCGACGGGATTCGAACCCGCGCTACCGCCTTGAGAGGGCGGCGTGCTAGGCCACTACACAACGGGGCCGAGTGCGCGGCGCGACCTGCGCGCCGAACGGAGACACTACCTCATGGGCCGTGCTCCTGCGAAATCACCAGAACCGGTGATCTGCGCTGGGGTACCAGGACTCGAACCTAGACTAACTGAACCAGAATCAGTCGTGCTGCCAATTACACCATACCCCAAGGGGTATCGCTGACCCCCGTTCCGGGGAGCGAACCGAGGCGTTACTCTACCCGCTACCGACGGCTTGCCCAAATCCCCTGGCGCTCACAGGGAGCCACGCAACCGGCGGAGCCGCTGCAGGGTCTCGTGCTTGCCGAGGATCTCCATCGACTCGAAGAGCGGCGGGCTGATCCGCTGCCCCGAGACCGCCGTGCGCAGGGGGCCGAACGCGAACCGGGGCTTGAGCCCGAGACCCTCGATCAGGGCTTCCCTCAGCACCTGTTCGATCCGTTCGGTCGTCCACTCCACGCCGCCACCCAGAGGCTGGGGGAAGGCCCCCGAGACCTGCTCCAGGGCGGAGACGGCCGCGTCGAGCACCGCGGGGGCGTCCTCCTTGAGCTGGGCCCGGGCGTCGTCGGCGACGACGAGGTCGTCGGCCGCGACGTAGAAGGGGGCGACCAGCGGCACGGCCTCCGAGAGCACCTGGATGCGCGTCTGGATGAGGTCGGCGACCTGCTCCAACCGGGCGAGCTCGCCCATGTCGGACTGCGGACCCAGCACCCCAGCACCGCGCAGGACGGGGAGGAGGCGGGCAGTGAACTCCGGCAGGGGCAGCCGGCGCAGGTGGTCGCCGTTGATCGACTCCGCCTTCTTCTGGTCCCACCGCGCCGGGTTGGGGTTGACGTCGCGCACGTCGAAGGCCTCGACCAGGTGCTCGGGGTCGAAGAGGTCACGGTCCGGCCCGATCGACCAGCCCAGGAGCGCGAGGTAGTTGATCATGCCCTCGCGCACGAAGCCGCGCTCCCGGTGCAGGAAGAGGTTGGACTCGGGGTCGCGCTTGGACAGCTTCTTGCTCCCCTCCCCGAGCACCAGCGGCAGGTGGGCGAAGGTCGGGACCCTCTCGGCCACCCCGATCTCCATGAGGGCGCGGTAGAGCGCGATCTGGCGGGGCGTGGAGGACAGGAGGTCCTCACCGCGGATGACGTGGGTGATGCGCATCATCGCGTCGTCGGTGGGGTTGGTCAGGGTGTAGAGGGGCTGCCCGTTGCCCCGGACGATGACGAAGTCCGGCACCGAGCCGGCGCGGAAGGTGACCTCCCCACGCACCAGGTCGTGGAAGGTGAGGTCCTCGTCCGGCATCCGCAGGCGCAGCACGGGGTCGCGACCCTCACGCCGGAAGGCCTCGCGCTGCTCGGGGGTCAGGTCGCGGTCGTGGTTGTCGTAGCCGAGCTTGACGTCCCGGCCGGCCGCGCGACGCCGCGCCTCGACCTCCTCCGACGTGCTGAACGACTCGTAGGCCAGGCCGGAGCGCAGGAGACGCTGCGCGACGTCGGCGTAGATCTCGCCCCGCTCGCTCTGCCGGTACGGGCCGTAGGGACCGCCCACGTCCGGGCCCTCCTGGTAGTCCAGCCCCAGCCAGTCGAGAGCCTCGACGATCTGGTCCATCGACTCCTGGGAGTCGCGGGCGGCGTCGGTGTCCTCCACGCGGAAGACCAGGGTGCCACCGTGATGGCGGGCGAAGGCCCAGTTGAACAGCGCGGTGCGCGCCAGTCCGACGTGGGGCGTGCCCGTCGGGCTGGGGCAGAAGCGGGCGCGGACGTCGCTGCCGGTGACCTCGTCGTGCTCGGTGGGGCTGGGCGGCGCGGAGTGAGTCGTCATGATGGCGGCCAGTCTAGGGACATCCCCCGGGGGACGGCCCCGACGGCCCTCAGCGCGACAGCATGGCGGTGGTGAGCGACTCCTGGACCCAGGAGAGGAAGTCGTAGTACGCCATCATCTGGGCGGCTCCCGGGTCCAGCTCCCGCTCGCCGGCGAGAGCCGCCTCGAGCTCCTCGTGCAGGCGTTCGGAGTCCTCGTCGGTCCGCATGCCCAGCCGTTCACCAGGATGAGCCGGGCGTCCGTCAGGCCGATCGCCAGCGCCCGTGCCTGGTCGAGGTCCAGGTCGACCCGGGGTGGGGAGGCCTCCTCGAGGGCGGCGATCGCGGTCGCCAGGGTGGCAGCCTTGCGCGAGCGCAGACCGTGCTCGGTCATCCTGCGGAAGTCGGCCGCCTGCTCCGGATCCTCGCGCGAGGCCGAGGGCAGCAGCCTGGCCAGGGCGGGATCCTCGGGCTCGGTGGGGTCGACCTCGTCTCCCAGGCCGGCCACGAGGTCGAGGAACGGGTCCCCCGTGTCCGGGCGCTCGGGCGCGACGAAGGCATGGGTGAGGCCGAGCACGTGCACGATCACCGCGATCTCCTCCTCGTCGAACCCCCCGACCAGGCGGGATCCCTTGCGGCGGAACGCTGTCGCCATACCTGTCCTTCCTCGTCAGGCCCGGGCCGGCTCAGCGGTCCTGCTGGAAGGTGGCCCACAGGCCGTAGCCGTGCATGGCCTCGGTGTCGGCCTCCATCTTCTCCCGCGTCCCGGTCGAGACGACCGCGCGGCCCTCGGTGTGCACGTCCATCATCAGCTTCTCCGCCTTGGCTCGGGAGTAGCCGAAATGGCTCTGGAACACCCAGGTGACGTAGCTCATGAGGTTGACCGGGTCGTTCCACACCAGGGTGACCCAGGGAGCGTCCTCGTCGGGGCGCTCGAGCAGGCCCACCGAGCTCTCCCTCCGGGGCGTCGTCCCGGGCCCGGCGGGTGGCGGGGGCGGCTCAGGCGTGTCGATCGGCACACCGCCACTCTAGGCTGACGGGGTGAACGCGAGCACCGCCCTGCTGACCGACCACTACGAGCTGACGATGATCCAGGCCGCCCTGGCCAGCGGGCACGCCGAGCGGCGGTGCGTCTTCGAGACCTTCGCCCGTCGGCTTCCGGACGGGCGCCGCTTCGGCGTCCTGGCCGGGACGGGGCGCTTCCTGCAGGCGCTGCGGGACTTCCGGTTCGCGGAGGAGGCGCTCGACTTCCTGGGCGCCCGGCGCGTGGTCGACGAGCGGACGTTGGCCTGGCTGGCGGACTTCCGCTTCAGCGGGGACATCTGGGGGTATGCCGAGGGCGAGATCTACTTCCCGGGGTCCCCGGTGCTGGTGGTCGAGTCGACCTTCGCCGAGGGTGTGGTCCTGGAGACGCTGGCGCTGTCGATCCTCAACCACGACTCCGCCGTCGCCTCGGCCGCCTCGCGCATGACCGCGGCCGCCGGTGACCGGCCGTGCATCGAGATGGGCTCACGGCGCACCCACGAGCAGTCCGCCGTGGCGGCCGCCCGGGCCGCCTACCTCGCCGGTTTCGCCTCCACGTCCAACCTCGAGGCCGGGCGCCGGCACGACATCCCGACGGCCGGCACGGCGGCGCACTCCTACACCCTCCTGCACGACCAGGAACGTGAGGCCTTCTCCAACCAGCTCGCCTCGCTCGGGCTGGACACGACCCTGCTCGTGGACACCTACGACGTGACCGCCGCGGTGGAGCTCGCGGTCGAGCTCGCCGGGGCCGGGCTCGGCGGGGTCCGTCTGGACTCCGGCGACCTGGTGGGTCAGGCCCACGAGGTCCGGGCCCAGCTGGACCGGCTGGGGGCCACGGACACCCGCATCGTGGTCACCTCCGACCTGGACGAGCACGCCATCGCCGCGCTCGCCGCCGCCCCCGTGGACGTCTACGGCGTGGGGACCAGCGTGGTGACCGGGTCGGGACACCCGGCCGCGGGGATGGTCTACAAGCTGGTCAGCAGGGAGAACGTCGGCGGGGAGATGGAGGGGGTGGCCAAGGCGAGCAAGGACAAGACCTCGGTCGGTGGCCGCAAGTACGCCCTGCGCCGCCGCGACGCGGACGGTCGCGCCCAGGCCGAGATCGTCGGCATCAACGAGCAGCCGCGGGACGACGGCGACGACCGCCAGCTCCTGGTCCCGCTCGTCCGCGGTGGCGAGGTCGTCGGGCCCACGGACGTCCGCACGGCCCGGGAGCACCACGCCATGGCCCGTGCCGAGCTGCCGCTGCGGGCTCTGAGGCTCTCGCACGGTGAGCCGGCGATCCCCACGACCTACCTGGACGACTGGGGCTGAGCGCCCACCCGGGTGGCTCGACCGTCGGTCAACGGCGTGACAGGCGCAGGTCTGCCGCCCGCTCGGGTCGGTCGCCCGTATGGCTCAGGCCGGCCACCCGCCCGTGTCGGTCGCCCGCGCCATCAGCCCACGTGCACGCCGGCGGCACGAAGCTCGGCGAGCGCGTCCTCGGTGGTCCGCGGGTCCACGCCCGCGCACAGGTCCAGGAGCACGGTGGTGTCCAACCCCTCCCGCCGGGCGTCCAGCGCGGTGGCCCGGACGCAGTGGTCGGTCGCGATGCCGCAGACGTCCACCTCGCTGATCCCCCGCTCACGCAGCCACTGCCCCAGACCGACGCGCGTGCCGTGCACGTCGGTGCTGCCCTCGAAGCCCGAGTATGCGGCCTCGTGCTCGCCCTTGCGGAACACCGCATGGACGTGCGCGAGAGCCGGGTCCAGCTCGGGACGAAAGTCCGCGCCCCGGGTGCCTACCCGGCAGTGCACCGGCCAGGAGGTGCGGTAGTCGGGCTGCTCCGACCAGTGCTCCCCGGGGTCGACGTGCCAGTCGGCCGTCGCGACGACGGCGGCATAC contains:
- a CDS encoding lysophospholipid acyltransferase family protein, producing MKRRPSRHPLPWSYHAVIGVLRPMLMGLTRRDWSGGEHLPEEGGFIVAANHYSEVDPFTMAHFLVDHGHPPFFLAKSNLFQVPGLGHALRHLEQVPVYRATSQAGDALEAARAALAEGKVIGITPEGTLTRDPDLWPMKGKSGVGRLALTSRAPVIPLAQWGAQEVLDRYARRPGNVLRRPVQHVRVGPPVDLTDLYERADDPRAHAEATRRVMAAITDLLSQIRGEDPPARPYDMARDGSARPRPGGRRRGSKRDS
- the cofC gene encoding 2-phospho-L-lactate guanylyltransferase; the protein is MSPAPPDRPLPPVTWHLVVPVKEAVRAKSRLEAPHPLSRPVLARAVAEDTLEQACRAVPPSQVVVVTSDPHAGRFARGSGAVVVPDPGTGLNAAVRAGLASAGPATPTPGARDGWAVLLGDLPALRAEDLLAALARCAAYPACVVPDADGTGTVLLTSTVGPPRPRFGSGSARRHALSATVLPLDLPHLRRDVDTAADLRTAVALGVGPRTAAALGLSDA
- a CDS encoding HU family DNA-binding protein, with the protein product MNKADVIEAMAPRLGGRAQATAALESLVDVVLREVAAGGTVGITGFGVFESVERAPRTGRNPRTGEAVPIAGTRSARFRPATYFKQVVADPSTLPEEGLAGVRVATHEEVERAGAPATVRRTGTEGEVPRGGRPSREGDGSTADATGPDTHRPSDGPRPGGRRVREVTSGAPETVRKAPPGPQTEPDAAQAAPAGQPAARKDEAGRMLVGGEDITQSMISAKKAQLARARDERARGKKARKHGTKKDRTDSPGKDRAKGTKGTKGTKGKGSAKGGSGRGKGTGTKGSTGRKGKKG
- the gltX gene encoding glutamate--tRNA ligase — encoded protein: MTTHSAPPSPTEHDEVTGSDVRARFCPSPTGTPHVGLARTALFNWAFARHHGGTLVFRVEDTDAARDSQESMDQIVEALDWLGLDYQEGPDVGGPYGPYRQSERGEIYADVAQRLLRSGLAYESFSTSEEVEARRRAAGRDVKLGYDNHDRDLTPEQREAFRREGRDPVLRLRMPDEDLTFHDLVRGEVTFRAGSVPDFVIVRGNGQPLYTLTNPTDDAMMRITHVIRGEDLLSSTPRQIALYRALMEIGVAERVPTFAHLPLVLGEGSKKLSKRDPESNLFLHRERGFVREGMINYLALLGWSIGPDRDLFDPEHLVEAFDVRDVNPNPARWDQKKAESINGDHLRRLPLPEFTARLLPVLRGAGVLGPQSDMGELARLEQVADLIQTRIQVLSEAVPLVAPFYVAADDLVVADDARAQLKEDAPAVLDAAVSALEQVSGAFPQPLGGGVEWTTERIEQVLREALIEGLGLKPRFAFGPLRTAVSGQRISPPLFESMEILGKHETLQRLRRLRGSL
- a CDS encoding DUF2017 family protein, which produces MATAFRRKGSRLVGGFDEEEIAVIVHVLGLTHAFVAPERPDTGDPFLDLVAGLGDEVDPTEPEDPALARLLPSASREDPEQAADFRRMTEHGLRSRKAATLATAIAALEEASPPRVDLDLDQARALAIGLTDARLILVNGWACGPTRTPNACTRSSRRLSPASGSWTREPPR
- the clpS gene encoding ATP-dependent Clp protease adapter ClpS → MGLLERPDEDAPWVTLVWNDPVNLMSYVTWVFQSHFGYSRAKAEKLMMDVHTEGRAVVSTGTREKMEADTEAMHGYGLWATFQQDR
- a CDS encoding nicotinate phosphoribosyltransferase, with amino-acid sequence MIQAALASGHAERRCVFETFARRLPDGRRFGVLAGTGRFLQALRDFRFAEEALDFLGARRVVDERTLAWLADFRFSGDIWGYAEGEIYFPGSPVLVVESTFAEGVVLETLALSILNHDSAVASAASRMTAAAGDRPCIEMGSRRTHEQSAVAAARAAYLAGFASTSNLEAGRRHDIPTAGTAAHSYTLLHDQEREAFSNQLASLGLDTTLLVDTYDVTAAVELAVELAGAGLGGVRLDSGDLVGQAHEVRAQLDRLGATDTRIVVTSDLDEHAIAALAAAPVDVYGVGTSVVTGSGHPAAGMVYKLVSRENVGGEMEGVAKASKDKTSVGGRKYALRRRDADGRAQAEIVGINEQPRDDGDDRQLLVPLVRGGEVVGPTDVRTAREHHAMARAELPLRALRLSHGEPAIPTTYLDDWG
- a CDS encoding isochorismatase family protein, yielding MSRALIIVDVQHDFCEGGSLAVAGGTAVATGISRHVDEHGQEYAAVVATADWHVDPGEHWSEQPDYRTSWPVHCRVGTRGADFRPELDPALAHVHAVFRKGEHEAAYSGFEGSTDVHGTRVGLGQWLRERGISEVDVCGIATDHCVRATALDARREGLDTTVLLDLCAGVDPRTTEDALAELRAAGVHVG